A region from the Musa acuminata AAA Group cultivar baxijiao chromosome BXJ1-10, Cavendish_Baxijiao_AAA, whole genome shotgun sequence genome encodes:
- the LOC135595187 gene encoding uncharacterized protein LOC135595187: MSLRIKAVVEKFVRELQEALDADIQDRIMKEREMQSYIQEREREVAEREAAWKAELSRREAEIARQEARLKMERENLEKEKSVLTGTASNQDNQDGALEITVSGEKYRCLRFSKAKK, translated from the exons ATGTCGCTGCGGATAAAGGCGGTGGTGGAGAAGTTCGTGAGGGAGCTGCAGGAGGCGCTGGATGCGGACATACAGGACCGCATCATGAAGGAGAGGGAGATGCAGAGCTACATCCAGGAGAGGGAGCGAGAGGTCGCCGAGAGGGAGGCCGCCTGGAAGGCCGAGCTCTCTCGCCGAGAG GCAGAGATTGCACGGCAGGAGGCTCGGCTGAAGATGGAGAGAGAAAATCTAGAGAAGGAAAAGAGTGTTCTGACGGGCACTGCATCAAATCAAGATAACCAAGATGGTGCTCTTGAGATCACCGTCAGTGGAGAAAAGTACCGTTGCCTCCGATTCTCTAAGGCTAAGAAATGA
- the LOC135594876 gene encoding uncharacterized protein LOC135594876 isoform X1, translated as MFLVQMDSESVPVAKTSPVEVDVTGITKMESVLRLKGMENCGQAIYGQAPFVEDNDHPEVRDDAFIELIGGREVYPPTPSPDRDSSEPPSSSDQSEELDSILDCRTPSGNIFDPFAPGPEELVFAPRKKMLKGTQVPPRRQLNFDDCGDSNQQVKHNVAEDAVEEDDLLELFFRSFLELIVLNRIQETSVKNFPLHGDTSECLKTPILLPLLTGVAGTCPPAPRREAANSRTFRLGVCRKLEFGTGLT; from the coding sequence ATGTTCCTTGTGCAAATGGACTCCGAAAGCGTGCCGGTGGCCAAAACCTCACCCGTGGAAGTTGATGTGACGGGGATCACCAAGATGGAGTCTGTGCTCAGGTTGAAGGGAATGGAGAATTGTGGGCAAGCAATCTACGGGCAGGCTCCCTTCGTGGAGGACAATGACCACCCAGAAGTTCGAGATGATGCATTCATCGAGCTCATCGGTGGAAGGGAAGTTTATCCTCCGACACCCTCTCCGGATAGAGATAGTTCGGAGCCTCCCTCCTCTTCCGACCAGTCCGAGGAGCTTGATTCCATTCTGGACTGCCGGACACCATCGGGAAACATCTTTGATCCGTTTGCCCCTGGGCCAGAAGAACTGGTTTTTGCCCCCAGAAAGAAGATGCTGAAGGGAACCCAAGTACCTCCTCGGCGGCAGCTCAACTTCGATGACTGTGGTGATTCCAATCAACAGGTCAAACACAATGTTGCTGAAGATGCTGTCGAGGAAGATGACCTATTGGAGTTGTTTTTTCGATCATTTCTCGAACTGATTGTTCTAAATCGGATACAGGAGACATCGGTTAAGAACTTTCCGCTTCATGGTGACACTTCTGAATGTCTCAAGACACCCATTTTATTACCTTTGCTAACAGGGGTTGCAGGGACATGCCCTCCTGCACCCAGGAGAGAAGCAGCAAACTCAAGGACGTTCAGGCTTGGAGTATGCCGAAAGCTTGAGTTCGGGACCGGCTTGACTTGA
- the LOC135594876 gene encoding uncharacterized protein LOC135594876 isoform X2: protein MFLVQMDSESVPVAKTSPVEVDVTGITKMESVLRLKGMENCGQAIYGQAPFVEDNDHPEVRDDAFIELIGGREVYPPTPSPDRDSSEPPSSSDQSEELDSILDCRTPSGNIFDPFAPGPEELVFAPRKKMLKGTQVPPRRQLNFDDCGDSNQQVKHNVAEDAVEEDDLLELFFRSFLELIVLNRIQETSGHALLHPGEKQQTQGRSGLEYAESLSSGPA, encoded by the exons ATGTTCCTTGTGCAAATGGACTCCGAAAGCGTGCCGGTGGCCAAAACCTCACCCGTGGAAGTTGATGTGACGGGGATCACCAAGATGGAGTCTGTGCTCAGGTTGAAGGGAATGGAGAATTGTGGGCAAGCAATCTACGGGCAGGCTCCCTTCGTGGAGGACAATGACCACCCAGAAGTTCGAGATGATGCATTCATCGAGCTCATCGGTGGAAGGGAAGTTTATCCTCCGACACCCTCTCCGGATAGAGATAGTTCGGAGCCTCCCTCCTCTTCCGACCAGTCCGAGGAGCTTGATTCCATTCTGGACTGCCGGACACCATCGGGAAACATCTTTGATCCGTTTGCCCCTGGGCCAGAAGAACTGGTTTTTGCCCCCAGAAAGAAGATGCTGAAGGGAACCCAAGTACCTCCTCGGCGGCAGCTCAACTTCGATGACTGTGGTGATTCCAATCAACAGGTCAAACACAATGTTGCTGAAGATGCTGTCGAGGAAGATGACCTATTGGAGTTGTTTTTTCGATCATTTCTCGAACTGATTGTTCTAAATCGGATACAGGAGACATCG GGACATGCCCTCCTGCACCCAGGAGAGAAGCAGCAAACTCAAGGACGTTCAGGCTTGGAGTATGCCGAAAGCTTGAGTTCGGGACCGGCTTGA
- the LOC103999881 gene encoding cation/H(+) antiporter 15-like: protein MGRIPDFNVMIFPLRSLIILDTMSHLGLVYFIFTVGVEVEKNVIKRKGAKALAFAAGCMVPSFAIGSLSGIFIHRRLQEATNEAAFITFLGFTLSINSFSVLARVLAEQKLVGSEIGRLALSSAMLSDICAWILLAFSIGLAQSDGDLLSSLWTVLSGITLLLFSYAVLKPGVLWVQRRTPEGEDLDEIYACVLLVGVMVWAFIADALGTHAIFGAFVFGLSVPNGPLGEALIEKVEDFVAGILMPLFFVISGLRTDVYSIKDPGSTVLLIIVVLAGAASKVASGAFLAATYRMPLHEGMSLGILMNTKGLVDVIILNIGRSKMILGNQSFTILVVMSVVVTTLVSPLLKAVVRPSKRLVFYKRRTIWWPNPDSELRLLTCVHVPRQVPGLIALLDISHPTKRSPIFVYALHLIELTGRTSAILLNATPADASPSGNQHAHGHGHGRIQAQSDHIFHAFESYDQYAGGVSIQFLTAISPYATMHEDVISAAEDRHAALILLPFHKHHTVDGGMRPNHPACRAINQSVLSAAPCSVGILIDRGLGSHRATRRITLFFFGGPDDREALALASRMAGHPAINVTVLRFVHAARAHSQSGSPKTERVVTVAGEDEERDWRIDEECVGEFRERWGGGIAEYEERVVSNAEETVAVIRGVDGIQDMYVVGRGHGKESPLTAGLTDWSECPELGPIGDLLASPDFGTTASVLVLQQGKGGAPADAMMEPKGRVYMNKADHHRASKQIPGTRV from the exons ATGGGAAGAATCCCGGATTTCAATGTCATGATCTTCCCTCTGAGGAGCTTAATCATCCTCGACACCATGTCTCACCTCGGACTCGTCTACTTCATCTTCACTGTCGGGGTGGAGGTCGAGAAGAACGTGATCAAGCGCAAGGGTGCCAAGGCCTTGGCCTTCGCTGCCGGTTGCATGGTGCCCTCGTTCGCCATCGGCTCGCTCTCGGGCATCTTCATCCACCGTCGCCTCCAAGAGGCCACGAACGAGGCCGCCTTCATCACCTTCCTCGGGTTCACCCTCTCCATCAACTCGTTCTCCGTCCTCGCCCGCGTCCTAGCCGAGCAGAAGCTGGTCGGCTCTGAGATCGGGCGGCTCGCACTGTCGTCGGCCATGCTCAGCGACATTTGTGCGTGGATCTTGCTGGCCTTCTCCATAGGGCTGGCGCAGAGCGACGGAGACTTGCTGTCGTCGCTGTGGACGGTGCTGTCCGGGATAACGCTCTTGCTCTTCAGCTATGCGGTGTTGAAGCCTGGTGTGCTCTGGGTGCAACGGCGGACGCCGGAAGGCGAGGATCTGGACGAAATTTACGCGTGTGTGCTCCTCGTGGGGGTGATGGTGTGGGCTTTCATCGCCGACGCCCTGGGGACGCACGCCATCTTCGGGGCTTTCGTGTTCGGGTTGTCGGTGCCCAATGGACCGCTGGGGGAGGCGCTCATTGAGAAGGTGGAGGATTTCGTGGCCGGCATACTGATGCCACTTTTCTTCGTGATCAGCGGGCTGAGGACGGATGTCTACAGCATCAAGGACCCAGGGTCGACCGTCTTGCTGATAATAGTGGTGTTGGCCGGCGCCGCGTCGAAGGTGGCCAGCGGTGCGTTTCTGGCTGCCACGTATAGGATGCCTCTCCACGAAGGAATGTCGTTGGGTATCCTCATGAATACCAAAGGTCTTGTCGACGTGATCATCCTCAACATCGGCAGAAGTAAGATG ATCCTGGGCAATCAATCATTCACAATCCTGGTCGTCATGTCGGTGGTGGTGACAACTCTGGTGAGCCCGCTCCTCAAAGCCGTGGTGAGGCCATCGAAGCGCCTGGTGTTCTATAAGCGTCGCACCATCTGGTGGCCCAACCCGGACTCGGAGCTTCGCCTGCTCACCTGCGTCCATGTCCCCCGGCAGGTACCCGGTCTCATCGCTCTCCTCGACATATCGCACCCCACGAAGCGCTCCCCTATATTCGTCTACGCCCTCCACCTCATTGAGCTCACAGGAAGGACCTCCGCTATACTCCTCAACGCCACCCCGGCCGACGCCTCTCCCAGCGGTAACCAGCACGCCCACGGCCACGGCCACGGCCGCATACAGGCCCAGTCCGATCACATCTTCCACGCCTTCGAGTCCTACGACCAGTACGCAGGCGGCGTGTCCATCCAGTTCCTCACTGCCATCTCCCCTTACGCCACCATGCACGAGGACGTCATCTCCGCGGCCGAGGACCGACACGCCGCTCTCATTCTCCTGCCTTTCCACAAGCACCACACCGTCGACGGCGGCATGCGCCCTAATCACCCGGCCTGCCGAGCCATCAACCAGAGTGTCCTCTCGGCTGCGCCATGCTCCGTCGGCATCCTCATCGACCGCGGCCTGGGAAGCCATCGCGCCACGCGTCGCATCACACTGTTCTTCTTCGGTGGGCCGGACGACCGGGAGGCACTGGCGCTAGCGTCGCGCATGGCCGGGCACCCCGCCATCAACGTGACCGTGCTGCGCTTCGTGCACGCGGCCAGGGCCCACTCGCAGAGTGGATCGCCCAAGACAGAAAGGGTGGTGACGGTGGCGGGGGAGGACGAGGAGAGGGATTGGAGGATCGACGAGGAGTGCGTGGGGGAGTTCCGGGAAAGGTGGGGAGGAGGGATAGCGGAGTACGAGGAGCGAGTGGTGAGCAACGCGGAGGAAACGGTGGCGGTGATAAGAGGGGTGGATGGGATACAAGACATGTACGTGGTGGGGAGGGGACACGGGAAGGAGTCGCCTCTCACGGCGGGGCTGACGGACTGGAGCGAGTGCCCTGAGCTCGGGCCAATCGGGGACCTGTTGGCATCGCCAGACTTCGGGACGACGGCTTCGGTGCTCGTGCTGCAGCAGGGCAAGGGAGGGGCGCCCGCCGACGCCATGATGGAGCCAAAGGGGCGCGTCTACATGAACAAGGCCGATCACCACCGTGCTAGTAAACAGATACCTGGTACCAGAGTGTGA